One genomic region from Quercus robur chromosome 4, dhQueRobu3.1, whole genome shotgun sequence encodes:
- the LOC126723189 gene encoding UPF0481 protein At3g47200-like: MNLEINEVSKMVLTSAVDIPIVMENNPMCEELIIDVPLVMEPVQWRECCIYKVPKKLRQVKKEAYTPKLISIGPFHHGEKDLRGEKELRDEENENVPRDMEMLKVRYFKDFCYRTGKCQKEIARIIEENEVKIRHCYAEISKLNSEDFVKMVLVDSTFIIELFLRRQENEKRSQENEKRSKRSQENEPLLKNDAKKEDEKDYILSKPWLEEGIKQDLMLLENQLPFFILKELYDQISYSGKNNEISFLDLACGYFSFSKSKVPDGKEVKHFTDLVRYSYCPSIQYDKGDTISHLYSATKLYGAGVMFRNIDKESRLLDIQFKKLPILEIFPCFNISWFLNCLPCLKWFPCLECMQTLLKVPTLTVDDATEVSFRNLMALEQCHYPSESYICNYIVLLDYLINTREDVELFVENKIIINGLGSNEAVANLVNDLGL, from the coding sequence ATGAACTTGGAGATTAATGAAGTTTCCAAGATGGTGCTCACTAGTGCTGTTGACATTCCAATAGTCATGGAAAATAATCCTATGTGTGAAGAGTTGATCATTGACGTTCCACTAGTCATGGAGCCAGTCCAGTGGCGTGAGTGTTGCATCTACAAGGTTCCCAAGAAACTTCGCCAGGTAAAAAAAGAGGCCTATACTCCAAAGCTAATCTCAATAGGCCCTTTTCACCATGGTGAAAAAGATTTGAGAGGTGAAAAAGAATTAAGGGACgaggaaaatgaaaatgtacCGAGGGATATGGAAATGCTGAAAGTGAGATACTTCAAGGATTTCTGTTATAGGACTGGAAAATGCCAAAAGGAAATAGCTAGGatcattgaagaaaatgaagtaaAGATTCGCCATTGTTATGCAGAGATCTCTAAACTAAACAGCGAAGACTTCGTGAAAATGGTTCTAGTGGATTCAACCTTTATCATTGAGCTCTTCTTGAGGAGACAAGAAAATGAGAAGAGGAGCCAAGAAAATGAGAAGAGGAGTAAGAGGAGTCAAGAAAATGAGCCCCTCTTGAAGAATGATGCgaagaaagaagatgaaaaggatTATATATTAAGTAAACCATGGCTAGAGGAGGGCATCAAGCAAGATTTGATGCTACTTGAGAACCAActtccattttttattcttaaggAGTTATATGATCAAATTTCCTATTCTGGgaaaaacaatgaaatttcCTTTCTTGATCTTGCTTGtgggtatttttctttttctaagtcAAAAGTACCAGATGGGAAGgaagtaaaacattttactgATTTGGTCAGATATTCCTACTGTCCATCTATTCAATACGACAAGGGAGACACTATTAGTCATCTATATAGTGCAACAAAGCTGTACGGGGCAGGAGTAATGTTCAGAAATATTGATAAAGAGAGTAGGTTACTTGACATTCAATTCAAGAAATTGCCGATCTTGGAAATATTTCCTTGCTTCAATATCTCGTGGTTCTTAAATTGCTTACCGTGCTTAAAATGGTTTCCATGCTTGGAATGTATGCAAACTTTGTTGAAGGTCCCAACATTAACTGTAGATGATGCAACTGAGGTCAGTTTCCGTAACCTCATGGCATTGGAGCAATGCCATTATCCATCTGAATCTTATATATGCAACTATATTGTGCTGTTGGATTATCTTATCAACACTAGAGAAGATGTGGAGTTGTTCGTTGAAAATAAGATTATAATTAATGGGTTAGGCAGCAATGAAGCAGTTGCCAATTTAGTAAACGACCTAGGCCTTTAA